TACCCAATTGCCTTCTGTATCAATGTAGCCTCTTTTTTCATCTTTTCGTACACTCGCAAGTCCGCTAGCAAATGGGCTAACTTCGTCAAATTGAGGAGGAATCGCAAAGTCACCTTCTTTGTTGATAAAACCCCATTTGTTGCCCAATGCAACAGCTGCTAGTCCTTCTACGAAGGTATATACCTTCTTGTCTAAGCTGGTATTGGGAGTAATGCAGGAACCTGTCAAACAGGCAGTTGGATTTTCAGGGCTTGCAGAACAGGCTTGTCTAAACTGGGATTCAATCACCATTTTACCCGATTCATCAATAAAGCCATAATTGCACATGTCATTTTTTAAAGTAACGACTAGGGCAAGTCCGTCAGAAAATGACTGGGCATAGTCATAGACGGGTTTGATTTTCCATTCACCAGAGGTGTTGATATAGCCATATTTATTATCTGATTTTACACAAGCCAACCCTTCTGAAAAATCGGCAGAATTGTTGTAATCAAATTTGGGTTTTACAATAAACGTTCCTGTGCGGTTGATGTAACCCGAAGTAGATTCGCCTATACTTTTTGCCTTTGCCAATCCATCTTTGAAAGATGAAGCTAACTGGAATTGCGGCTCAACAACTACCTTACCTGTTCGGTCAATAAATCCCCACTTACCATTCAATTGAACTGCAGAAAGACCTTCAGAAAACGGAAGTGCATTTTCAAATTGTGGCTCGATGACTATTTTGCCCGTTCGATCGATAAACCCCTGTTTGTCTTCAATAAGAACCGATGCAAAACCCTCTGAAAATTGGTAGGCCCAATTGTATTCTAACGGAATGACTAATCTTCCGTAGGTGTCAATAAAACCATATTGTTCATCGACCTTAATGGCCGCCAATCCTTCACTAAATGGAAAAATAGTTTCGGCATTGAGATCTACTTTTTCTTTAGTGTCTTTGTGAATAAAACTGTAGGCGGCTTTTTGTTTGATTGGGAATAGGGCTGTAGGTTTTGTGAGTGGGTTGTCAATAGGGTAGGAGATGTCTGAGTCAGCCTTGTTCAAAGCTATTTGATCGTCTTCTTCCTCTTGAGCATAGGAGGAAAATGGTATTAGATGAATGCATAGCGCAATAAAAAAAAGTGTAAATTTTTTCATGACTAAAATTAAACGTTTGTTATGGTAAATAAATTAAAAATCATGTCCGACTCTTTTCTTCAATTAAATGTGTCTTTATAGGGAAAATATTCACAAACAGTAATTGAAAAGCAAAGAGTGATTCGATGAAGGGTGGATTTTATAGTGGTTATGGACTTGTGTATAAAATTTTTAAAGGTTAATGAATGTCTTTCGATGGGTGAATTAATGGAAAGAAAATCGCTTAAAACTACATATTTTTTTATAGAAAAATACCTGAAAAAAATAAAATTTAGATGTTTATAAATGATTGTACTATGATGCACAAAAACAAAATGAAAAATAATAAACGAAGTTTTGTTATAATAAACCACAGTAAGCTCTGATATAATTTAAAATAAATGTATTTTAATATTTTAATGTTATAAGTAATAATAAAAAATGCTTTTTTTGGGCAATATTTTTTTGTTTCAAAAAACGAATCTTTTTTTGGTTTAGAAGAATAAAATGACAAAATATTGATAATTTAAAGGCTCCTATATCTGCATAATATAAAAAGTGTTCATATATGGATGATGTATTTTAATTGTTAAGTGGACTAATAAATATTCAAAAAAGAAAATCTTGATAAATGAGTTTTTTTGAAAATTTGGTTTGCTTACCTTTCAATTCAATATGGTCATTTTTTCGCAGTGTCTTGCACCAGTGCGAACATCACTGAATTCAACAATGTAAGTTCCTGCTGCCAGCTTATTTGTGTCAATCAGAAACCTATGGGGAGTCGTTTCAGTAAGTATGCCATTATAGATGGTCGCTACCTGCTGATAGTTTGTATTGTATATGTTTACTGCAATATCGGTAGTCTCACTCAACTCCAAAATAATAGTCGTTTGTAGGTTGTGTGGATTGGGTAAAAAACTGATATTGGTTAGAGCAAGAACAGGAACTTTTGCTAATTCTTTGACAATTATTTCATCGTCTATAGTAAAATTTTTATGGTCATCTGCTGCAATTTTAGGATAAATAGTTCCCATGTATAAACCGCCAAAAGTACCTACATATACATTGCGACCTGAACCAAATAGACTCATGATAAAGTTGTCTCCAATACCATTTTTGGTAGTATAGTTGGTAAATGAATTGCCACCATCTTCTGAAATGGATAAACCGTTTTGTGTACCTGCATAGATACTTTTACCTGATGCGTGTAGTTTCCATACATTGTTATCTCCAAGTCCGTCGTCAATAGTCTTGTTGATAAATGAATTGCCACCATCTTCTGAAATGGATAGACCACATGTAGTAGCGGCATAGACATTGTTATCCAACACAAACACTTGATACACTATATCGCTGCCGAGTCCGTCTGCTGAGGTTTTGAGAGTAAATGAATCTCCGCCGTCATTAGAGATGGCTATTCCTCCTCGAATAGATAGATAGATATTATTGTTAGATACGAATACATTGTGCACGATGTATTGCTCATTTATAAAGGTTGTTCTAATGAACGAATTTCCTCCATCATTCGAGATGGCTATTCCTCCTTTAATAACAGCATACACATTATTTCCTGATGCGAATACACTGGAGACTTCGTTGTTTGCTAGTCCATTTTCAGTGGTTTTATTGGTAAAAAAATTACCACGATCAGTGGATATAGACAAGCCGTTTGAAGTAGCTACATAGACTTTTTCCCCTGATACAAATACTTCTTTGATATGGTTGTGTCCTAGTCCGTCCGCCATAGTTTTAAACATAAAAGTCTTGCCTCCATTTTCAGATATGGCTAAACCATTATAGAAAGTAGCTGCATAAATGCGGTTGCCTGAAATATCAAGGTCATGGATGATGTTGTTTCCTAACTGACTGCCCGCAGTAATATTCATAAAATTGGTTTGCGCAAAAAGGGATTGGTGGTTTGATGTACAAAGCCCCCATAGCAACAGATAAATGATAAAGAAATGGTTTAGATTTTTCATTTAGTTAAATAGGTTTAGATGAGTAATGATAAAAATAATTGCATTGTAAGTTTCTGTTTATTAATTGGAGAAAGCAGCAGTTTCAAGTTTCCAGATTACTTTTCCCTTGTAATTAATATAAGTCATTTGATTCTTGTAAGTTACCTTTGCTAATCCATTATCAAAATCTTCTACTTCTTGAAAGGTAGGTTCTATCACGATATTTCCTTTCATGTCTATATAACCCCATTTTCCGTTTACTTCTACTGCTGCCATTCCTTCGGCAAAAGAGCGAGCTGAGTCATAAACAGGCATAATGGATAGAGTGCCTTTTTTGTCAATGAAGCCATATTTTTTACCCACAACCACACAAGCCAAGCCCTCTTTGAAGGGGAAAACCTCATTGAATTGTGGAACGGCAATCATATTGCCCTTTGTGTCAATAAATCCCCATTTATTAAATTGCTTGAACATCGCAAATCCGTTTTTGAAGTTGCTTACTTCTTCAAACTGAAAGTCAATCACTACTTGTCCTTTTGTATCAATAAATCCCCACAGGTTTCCATTTTTCGCCCTACCCAATTCTTCATTGAATTGACTGGCTACAGATTCTATTCCATTCAAGGGAGTCATGTTGCCATTGGAGTATAGAAGATAACTTACACCTCCTTTTTGAGCAGTAGCCATTTCATTTATGAATGGAGTTGCATAGTCAAAGTGAAGTTGGAACAGTTGCTGTCCTTTTTTGCCAATAAAATCATATTTACCATCCTTGACTACCAAGGCAATACCATTAGAAAAACTGCTTACTTGTTCAAATTTGGGAGAAATGATAGTTTTTCCCTGATCATTAACAAATCCCCACAATGTACCTATCTGAACTGCTTCTAGCCCTTCTTCAAAAAATCCTTGAATAGAAGGCAATATATCGTTGTAAGGTCCTACAATCTTATTTTCCTTCCCTACAAAATATTTTTTACCCTGTTGGATACCAATGGCATTTCCTGGACTGCAAGTGTAAATATCTGAAAACCGTGGTTTGATAATTATTTCCCCACTTGTATTGATAATTCCCCACATACCCTCCTGTTTTATCCACATATTCCCATTATCAAAATATTTTACATCATCAAATTCTGGCGTAATGATTGTTTTTCCCTGCTCATCGATAAAACCCCACTTTTCTGGAATTCCTACTATTGCCCAGTCCTCCGAAAATGAAAAATTCTCTTGGTAATAGGAGGTCAAATACCATTGCCCTTCCGTATTGATATAGCCTTTCTTTTCGCCTTTGCGTACACTTGCAAGCCCATTAGAAAATGGAGTGATTTCGTCGAATTGAGGAGGTATAGCAAAATCACCTTGCTTGTCAATAAAACCCCATTTGTTGCCCAAAGCAACAGCCGCCAGACCTTCAATAAAAGTATATATTTGTTTGTCTAAGCTCGTATTAGGAGTGATACAAGAACTCGATAGACAAGAAGCAGGATTCTCAATATTTCCAGAACATGCTTGTCTGAATTGTGGTTCTATAACGACCTTCCCAAACTCATTAATAAAACCATAATTGCACATCCCATTTTTTAAAGATACAACTAATGCAAGGCCGTCAGAAAAAGACTTGGCATAATCAAAAATAGGCTTAATAATCCATTCGCCATTAGTGTTGATGAAGCCATATTTACCAGACGTTTTTACACAGGCCAAACCTTCTGAAAAATCGCCAGAAGTACCAAAATTAAATTTGGGTTTCACAACAAATATTCCTGAGCGATTGATATAGCCACAGTCAGTTTCACCCGCACTGATAACTTTTGCCAAACCATCATTAAAAGAAGATGCTATCTCGAATTGTGGTTCAATCACCATTTTCCCTTGTCGGTCAATATATCCCCATTTGCCATTCAACTGTACAGCCGATAAACCTTCGGAGAAAGAAAGAACATTTTCAAACTGAGGTTCTATGCCGACTTTCCCTGTTCGGTTGATAAATCCTTGTTTGCCCTCTATAATAATAGAAGCAAAGCCTTCGGAAAAATTACTCACCCAGTCATAATCCAGTGGAATCACTAATTTTCCGTGTGTGTCAACAAATCCATACTTTTTATCAATCATTATAGCGGCAAGCCCTTCGCTAAAAGGAAATATCGCTTCTGCATTTAGGTCAATTTTCTCTTTGGTTTCCTTGTGAATAAAACTAAAGTTGGCTTTTTTCTTTATAGGGAATAGACCTTTGTATTTTTTTACTACTGTATTGATTGGTGCTGATTCCTCTTTATTGAAAACGATTTGATCTTCATCTTCCTGTGCAAAAGAGAGAAAAGATGATAGAGCAAGAGATAAAGAAATTAAAAAAATGATGCTTTTTTTCATGGTATAAAAATTTAAAGTGCTAAGTTAAATCGGGCTCATAATGTGTTTTGGTTTTTAGAATTTAATCTACCTTAAGTGCTTTTTTGAAGGTTTAGTGAATAATGAAATGAGCTAAGTAATTGAAAATAAAATGTTGTTCTTTGCTGTTAAAATATTCATTGTTATAAAACTACCTTAAGAGTGTAAAATCAAATTGTTTAAAAAACAAGATTCCTGTTTTTATATAAAAAATTGGTTAAAAGGTAAACATTGCATTTAATTCAATGAACATTCATTGTTTTTTCATCACACTCTCTTATATCTACAGTTGCTTTTTTTTGCAAAAACATTAACAGTCTCTACTCTTTTTTTGACGAAAAAATAATGTTGTTTCTATCAAAACGAACCATTACTTTTCCGCCTTCAATAATAGTTGACGTTTTGAGGTTGTGATTTTGAAGAATTTATTACCAGTTTTTTCAAAAAACTTCTTTTTTTTTTTGAAAAAACGATGATAAAATAAAATATATGTGTAAAATATTTTAAAAGGAGTTTAGCACAATAGGTCATTGGAGGCATCAAAACTTCGTTTCACCCGTCTTAGTTTGTTTTCCTTCAATGCAGGTAATCCTTCAAAAAACTGCAATGCAATGTCTTCAATGCCGTATTCTTCAAAAAGTTGGAAGAAAGAATGGTGAAGGATTTGTTGGTCTTGTGCGAAATCAGAAGTATGGAGAAAAATATGGATGGACTGCCATGAAAGTTGTTCCACCGCATATTCTTCCATTGAAGTATCGGGAACAATCATGGCCCGGCGGATAAAATCGGGATAAATAGCGGTAGTGTTACCGTATTTGTTTTTGAAGTAAAAAACATCATCCGCACGCCCTTCAATATGATCAATCGCTTGAAAAATAGAACCGCAGGCACATGGTTCGGGTTTGTCTATCACAATGTCATTCAGTAAATAGCGTATGATAGGTTGCCCCATTCGATTGAAGTCCGTCACAATGGGATGGTAACGGCGTTTTTCGGCATCTATGTATTGGCGTTCGATTTTGACTATATCTTCGTTGAAGTGCAGCGTCCCGTATTCACAACTAAGGGCCAAAAAACCTTCGGTACATTGATAGGCTTGATGAATGATTTGCTGAAAAACGGTTTCTATAAAATCTGAATCCGTTTGTTCCAATATTTCTGCAACAGATAATATTTTTTCAGGCTGAATTGTAATCGTTTTAGTTCTTTGTGCTTGAGCAATGTGTCGCAAAATTGAGGCGGGAGCAACTAGGATATGGGGTTGATATTGATTTAGTTGTTGCAGGTTCACGTCCATTTTTTCTTTTAGATCAAAAAAACGAAAGTGAAAGAGTAGCGACTGCATCGAGTTATAGAGATTGCTGTTGGCTCGTAGAAAAAACGCAATTTTTCGCCGTCTGAATTGAATAGGGGAGAGGATTTTGTCCATTACATAAGCAGCCCATCTCGCTCTTTCTTTTGGAGTCACCAAAAACAAACCCCGACTTCCAGAAGTTCCTGAAGACAAACCTACTGTTACATTTTTCAGTGTTGGACTAAAATCTCGACTGATTTCAGCATTCAGTGCCACCTCCAATGCTTCTTCCTGTTTGATTATCAATGTATTGATTTGGTCAAAGGCTTCCATCCATTGCTTTTTTTGCATAACAGGGAATTGCCGCCAACTAGCATATTGTAGAAGTAGGTTTTTGTAATAAGGGGATTTTTGTTGAATTTGCTTCAACAATCGTTCAATTTGCTGTTCCTGCCACTGTTCCAAATCTTGCCGATTGGTAAAAGTTGGGCGGATACGCAATTGTAGGTAATATTTGAGAATATTGAAGTAAAACACAAGTTATGGTCGACTATAATATTGCTGCAATTTAAGTATTTTATCTTTATTTAATGGTTTTTGGAAAAAGCCTTTTACTTGTGGATATTTTTTTGCTTTCTCCATATCTTCCTCATAGATAGAAGATGTTAGCATGATTACATCTGTGAATACATCTATTTTGTTGAGTTCTTCCAAAAAACACCAACCATCAATTTGAGGCATATTGATATCCAATAGAATTGCATCAGGGATTTCTCGGTGTGCCTTTAAAGCATTTAAGGCATTTAAGGCATTCAAATGAACACTGACTTCGAATTTATCTGAAAGCCTGTCGAGCATTTTTTTGGCAATTAGCATGGCTAATTTATCGTCATCTACTAGCATTAGTTGAATCATGGGGGGAATTTTTTTGTGATTTGATACTGTGTGTGTTAATACTAATTATATAGATACGGTAAAAGTTCGGTATCGGATTTTTTCTATATTAATTTGATGATAGTATTTCCTTATGGATGTGTAAAATTTGGGGTATCAATAAGGTTTTCCCATCGTTGAAAACCACAAAATCTGCCATCTCCATTTTCTTTTCATCTGGCATTTGTTTGTCCATTCGTGCTTCAATGGCTTCTATGGTGGTATTATCTCGCTGCAAAACCCTTTGAATCCGAACATCTTTTGGTGCATAAACAGTGATTACCTTGTCGAGTATTTTGTAAGAACCGCTTTCAAAGGTAAGCGCAGCTTCTCTAATGAGGTATGGGGCAGAATTATGTTTTGTTGCCCATTCCTGAGTATGTTGGAAAACAGCAGGATGTACTAAACTTTCCAAGGTTCGGAGTGCTTCCACATCATTGAATACTATGTTAGCCAATAGTTTCCGATCCAGTTGTTGATCTTTGGTGTACAGATGTTCGCCAAAGGTTGTTTTGATGGCTTCAATCAGAGTCGTATCGTTTTGCATCAACCATTTAGCAGCATCATCGGCATAATAAATAGGAATGCCTAAAAGCGCAAAAAATTTGCTCACCATTGTTTTTCCGCTTCCAATTCCTCCCGTTAGGCCTACTTGAAGTGGTGTGTGATAGATATTTGTATCTTGCATGGATTTATTTAATTTGTTATTGAAGTATCCTCATTTTGCAAGTTCTTACTTAGGGTGATTGCTCCATTTTTGAAGGAAAGGAAAAAATGAGTGCCTTCGTTCATGGTAGATTCCAACCAAATTCCTCCCTCATGGTTATCCATTATTTTTTTGCAAATAGACAAGCCAATGCCCGCACTATCGGTAGAGTACCTATCGCCCAGTCGGCTAAAAATCTCGAAAACTCTATCATAATTTTCAGGTGCAATACCTATGCCATTGTCTGCTACTTCTATGATTACTTCTTCGTTTTCTATTTTTTCTGTGATATTAATGATAGGAGCAATATCTTCTCTTTGATACTTAATGGCATTGCTAATCAGGTTCTGAAACAATTGTATCAATTGCTGTTCATTCCCAAAAATATTATGAGAAATATCTACATTTATTGTAGCATTGTGTTCGTAAATTCGTCTGCTCAAATTTGCAACTGCTTGACTTATACATTCCTTGACGGAGATTTGCTTCAATGTCACCTCTTTGCTTAAGCGTGCATATTTCAATAAGCTATCAATCATTAACTGCATCCTATTCGAACCATTGCTGATATAGTGCATCAATTCATTGCCTGCATCATCTAGTTTTTTGCCATAATGTTTTTCCAATACTTTGATAAAACTGGAAATGGTTCGTAGAGGCTCTCTCAAATCATGTGATACCATATAGGTAAATTGGTCTAATTCTTCCTTCAATGCTTCAAACTTTTCTCTGCTTTCCTTCAATTGTGTCCACAAATCCGCTCGCTGCAAAGCCATACTACTTTGGGCAACAACGTTGGCACAGATTTCCAGAGCTGTTTGAGAAGGGACTGCATCTCCTTCTTTATTGAAGCAAACCACATAACCTCCTGTTTTCTCTTTGAAGGTAAGCGGAAAAATGAGGGTTTGCTTGATAATAGGAGTGAGGTTTTTGATTTCCTCTACAGATTCATAGTTGTTTTTTACTACCAAATCCTGCACTTGTTGGAGCAAAGCAGTATTAACCAATTGGTGGTTATTGATTTGGTAAGGCAAGTGAAAGGATTTGCTTTCTGTTTGCTTCAATAACACAAACAAAGCATCGAACTGAATGAAGGTGGAAATATTTTCGGCAAGTACTTGACAGGCAGTCCTAAGCTCTACATTTGCAGAGAAACTGCTACTGATGTTGACGATTTTTTCTGAAATCCTTTGTTTCGCTTCAGCAGTTTCTTTTTCTGCTTTTACCAAATTGAACCGTTCGCCCAAGTTCAGCGAGGTCAGTAACAACTCTATCCCAAATCCAATTTGGTAAAAATGGCGACTGAGAAAATGGTGACTTAGCCAGTCGTTGAGCATCAACAACAATAGTACTAAACCAAGAAACAAAGGTATGATTGCAAAAAAATAGTATCTAACAGGTAAGTGTTTGTTGCGAAAATAGTGTAAACCCGTATAAAACATCAGGAGTGTGGTCAGTAGAAAAATTAATTCTTGAAAGTAAAAACGTATGGGGTAATGGAAAGTGAGAGATAGTCCTCCAATTACCAATATAGTCAGTATTAATCCTTTGAATAATATATGTAAATGGGTATAGTGCTGT
This window of the Chitinophagales bacterium genome carries:
- a CDS encoding WG repeat-containing protein is translated as MKKSIIFLISLSLALSSFLSFAQEDEDQIVFNKEESAPINTVVKKYKGLFPIKKKANFSFIHKETKEKIDLNAEAIFPFSEGLAAIMIDKKYGFVDTHGKLVIPLDYDWVSNFSEGFASIIIEGKQGFINRTGKVGIEPQFENVLSFSEGLSAVQLNGKWGYIDRQGKMVIEPQFEIASSFNDGLAKVISAGETDCGYINRSGIFVVKPKFNFGTSGDFSEGLACVKTSGKYGFINTNGEWIIKPIFDYAKSFSDGLALVVSLKNGMCNYGFINEFGKVVIEPQFRQACSGNIENPASCLSSSCITPNTSLDKQIYTFIEGLAAVALGNKWGFIDKQGDFAIPPQFDEITPFSNGLASVRKGEKKGYINTEGQWYLTSYYQENFSFSEDWAIVGIPEKWGFIDEQGKTIITPEFDDVKYFDNGNMWIKQEGMWGIINTSGEIIIKPRFSDIYTCSPGNAIGIQQGKKYFVGKENKIVGPYNDILPSIQGFFEEGLEAVQIGTLWGFVNDQGKTIISPKFEQVSSFSNGIALVVKDGKYDFIGKKGQQLFQLHFDYATPFINEMATAQKGGVSYLLYSNGNMTPLNGIESVASQFNEELGRAKNGNLWGFIDTKGQVVIDFQFEEVSNFKNGFAMFKQFNKWGFIDTKGNMIAVPQFNEVFPFKEGLACVVVGKKYGFIDKKGTLSIMPVYDSARSFAEGMAAVEVNGKWGYIDMKGNIVIEPTFQEVEDFDNGLAKVTYKNQMTYINYKGKVIWKLETAAFSN
- a CDS encoding response regulator, encoding MIQLMLVDDDKLAMLIAKKMLDRLSDKFEVSVHLNALNALNALKAHREIPDAILLDINMPQIDGWCFLEELNKIDVFTDVIMLTSSIYEEDMEKAKKYPQVKGFFQKPLNKDKILKLQQYYSRP
- the coaE gene encoding dephospho-CoA kinase (Dephospho-CoA kinase (CoaE) performs the final step in coenzyme A biosynthesis.) codes for the protein MQDTNIYHTPLQVGLTGGIGSGKTMVSKFFALLGIPIYYADDAAKWLMQNDTTLIEAIKTTFGEHLYTKDQQLDRKLLANIVFNDVEALRTLESLVHPAVFQHTQEWATKHNSAPYLIREAALTFESGSYKILDKVITVYAPKDVRIQRVLQRDNTTIEAIEARMDKQMPDEKKMEMADFVVFNDGKTLLIPQILHIHKEILSSN
- a CDS encoding 7TM diverse intracellular signaling domain-containing protein — translated: MLELDHNFQHATINDYIYHLEDEYQQLNIDDLLQKSIQEAFTKGYPDAANFKMTSYTHWYRLKLKNLNAKPLKLMLEINWALMNEIICYEVNDSNDIDIHYAIGRVEHHNKWETPFRNPVLQLNLNAKENRTYFIKLSSKHFFITPLSLYTAKAFDGYKDNNYLLIGLFYGMIFVMVFYHLFLYFSIGDISYIYYTFYIVSFFLFQASFDGMTFQYLYPTSTVWIDYAIDVYVYATFLFFLLFVQSYLETKQHYTHLHILFKGLILTILVIGGLSLTFHYPIRFYFQELIFLLTTLLMFYTGLHYFRNKHLPVRYYFFAIIPLFLGLVLLLLMLNDWLSHHFLSRHFYQIGFGIELLLTSLNLGERFNLVKAEKETAEAKQRISEKIVNISSSFSANVELRTACQVLAENISTFIQFDALFVLLKQTESKSFHLPYQINNHQLVNTALLQQVQDLVVKNNYESVEEIKNLTPIIKQTLIFPLTFKEKTGGYVVCFNKEGDAVPSQTALEICANVVAQSSMALQRADLWTQLKESREKFEALKEELDQFTYMVSHDLREPLRTISSFIKVLEKHYGKKLDDAGNELMHYISNGSNRMQLMIDSLLKYARLSKEVTLKQISVKECISQAVANLSRRIYEHNATINVDISHNIFGNEQQLIQLFQNLISNAIKYQREDIAPIINITEKIENEEVIIEVADNGIGIAPENYDRVFEIFSRLGDRYSTDSAGIGLSICKKIMDNHEGGIWLESTMNEGTHFFLSFKNGAITLSKNLQNEDTSITN